A region of Faecalibacterium taiwanense DNA encodes the following proteins:
- a CDS encoding YjdF family protein, giving the protein MDIDSTKLTVFFEDPFWIGVFERIERRKLSVCKVVFGPEPKDYEVWEYLLKNYSRLRFSPSVETVVKKESVNPKRLQRQIRKETVATGIGTKSQQALQMQREENKLVRKALSRKQREAEKQRQFELKQQKRKEKHRGR; this is encoded by the coding sequence ATGGACATTGATTCTACAAAGCTGACTGTATTTTTTGAGGATCCATTCTGGATCGGAGTATTTGAACGTATTGAGAGAAGAAAGCTTTCAGTGTGTAAAGTCGTGTTTGGTCCAGAACCAAAGGACTATGAAGTCTGGGAGTATCTGCTCAAAAATTACAGTCGGCTGCGCTTCAGTCCATCTGTTGAGACAGTTGTAAAGAAAGAGTCTGTGAACCCAAAGCGATTGCAACGACAAATCCGAAAGGAAACAGTTGCCACAGGAATCGGTACAAAGTCACAGCAGGCGTTGCAAATGCAGCGAGAAGAAAATAAGCTGGTGCGAAAAGCACTTAGCCGTAAACAACGCGAAGCAGAAAAGCAGCGTCAGTTTGAACTGAAACAGCAGAAGCGAAAGGAAAAGCATCGGGGCAGATAA
- a CDS encoding ABC transporter permease, whose protein sequence is MFCITIRFVAFATSMQSAAFSRFSDKEGNWNGLSVSDVFGNEEIKIGYVDGWLSTSRNMVRVFVALALAVIIMLAPIFSGEYEGVDNIILTSKYGKTKCATAKVVAGIITAILTTTLIAAFNLLLAFVFYGTEGLDCSILFAPSDYVEAFIPFNITCGTLLKYQILLAFTCTLSVTGITLFLSAISKNQIVALVAAMAIFLFPVLLPITEVNPLFRLVGLLPIYHVLAISLLSVEQMSNGMLYAIWAIPAALLFLGVGAGISRRVFAKHQVL, encoded by the coding sequence ATGTTCTGCATCACAATCCGTTTCGTAGCCTTTGCAACATCAATGCAATCGGCAGCCTTTTCACGGTTTTCTGATAAAGAGGGAAATTGGAACGGATTAAGTGTTTCTGATGTATTTGGCAATGAAGAAATCAAAATTGGCTATGTGGACGGTTGGCTTTCCACCAGCCGAAACATGGTGCGGGTTTTTGTCGCGCTTGCTCTTGCGGTTATCATCATGCTTGCTCCGATTTTCTCCGGCGAGTATGAAGGTGTTGATAATATCATATTGACAAGCAAGTACGGTAAAACCAAATGCGCTACTGCAAAGGTGGTTGCAGGTATTATCACCGCCATTCTCACTACCACGCTGATTGCAGCATTTAACCTGCTTCTTGCTTTTGTTTTTTATGGAACAGAAGGGTTGGATTGCAGTATTCTATTTGCCCCCAGTGACTATGTGGAAGCGTTTATCCCTTTTAATATCACCTGCGGTACGCTGCTCAAATATCAAATTCTGCTGGCATTTACCTGTACGCTTAGCGTTACGGGAATTACACTGTTCCTATCTGCAATCAGTAAAAATCAGATTGTAGCTTTGGTTGCGGCGATGGCAATTTTTCTTTTTCCCGTTTTGCTGCCGATCACCGAAGTAAATCCATTGTTCCGATTGGTTGGACTTCTTCCGATCTATCATGTACTAGCCATTTCGCTCCTGTCGGTGGAACAAATGAGTAACGGGATGCTGTATGCGATATGGGCAATCCCGGCAGCACTGCTCTTTTTGGGAGTTGGTGCAGGTATCTCTCGCCGTGTATTTGCAAAGCATCAAGTTTTATAA